A genomic stretch from Aedes albopictus strain Foshan chromosome 2, AalbF5, whole genome shotgun sequence includes:
- the LOC109409173 gene encoding 1,5-anhydro-D-fructose reductase isoform X2 has protein sequence MWASVPRVKFFNGFEIPLIGLGTYLTKGEEGVRAIKQAIDIGYRHIDTAYRYGNECEVGRALNEKISEGFITREDLFVTTKLWNSFHAPMLVPEAFQRSLQNLQLEYVDLYLMHMPMGLAFRGFREQDLITYDKSGKVAFSNVDFCDTWKAMEDLVRGGQVRSIGVSNFNCEQLSRLLSKANIKPVTNQVECNPGFTQKPLIQFCRHHGITVTAFSPMGRVDRSDSSCRVTADVLQHPQVAAIGAKYGKTPGQVVLRYLIDIGTIPIPKPSNRAETVQNIDIFDFRLTPDEIALMGRFEGGKRAVPLKYYSHHPEYPFQREEI, from the exons ATGTGGGCCTCGGTGCCTCGAGTGAAATTTTTCAATGGCTTTGAGATTCCACTGATTGGACTGGGAACATACTTG ACCAAAGGCGAGGAAGGAGTCAGGGCCATCAAACAGGCAATCGACATCGGGTACCGGCATATTGACACCGCCTACCGATACGGCAACGAGTGTGAAGTTGGTCGAgctttgaatgaaaaaataagcGAAGGGTTTATCACGCGAGAGGATTTGTTTGTTACAACAAAG TTGTGGAATTCGTTTCATGCTCCTATGCTTGTGCCCGAAGCATTCCAGCGTTCTCTACAGAATTTGCAACTGGAATACGTTGACTTGTATCTGATGCACATGCCGATGGGGTTGGCTTTTCGTGGATTTCGAGAGCAGGACCTCATCACCTATGACAAATCTGGCAAGGTGGCTTTCTCGAATGTTGACTTCTGTGATACCTGGAAGGCGATGGAAGACCTGGTGCGGGGAGGTCAAGTTCGCAGCATAGGCGTTTCGAATTTCAATTGCGAACAGCTGAGCCGTCTGCTATCGAAGGCCAACATCAAACCCGTCACCAACCAGGTGGAATGCAATCCCGGCTTCACGCAAAAACCTCTAATCCAATTCTGCCGGCACCATGGAATTACGGTGACAGCTTTCAGTCCGATGGGTCGTGTGGATCGCAGTGATTCCTCCTGTCGAGTGACGGCTGATGTCCTACAGCATCCACAAGTCGCTGCCATCGGAGCCAAATACGGCAAGACACCAGGTCAGGTTGTGCTTCGCTACTTG ATAGACATTGGCACGATACCGATTCCGAAACCGTCAAACCGCGCAGAAACGGTACAGAATATTGACATATTCGACTTCAGGCTGACACCCGATGAGATCGCACTGATGGGCCGCTTTGAAGGGGGCAAACGAGCCGTGCCATTGAAATATTACAGTCATCACCCGGAGTATCCTTTTCAGCGTGAGGAGATATAA
- the LOC109409173 gene encoding 1,5-anhydro-D-fructose reductase isoform X1 — MWASVPRVKFFNGFEIPLIGLGTYLTKGEEGVRAIKQAIDIGYRHIDTAYRYGNECEVGRALNEKISEGFITREDLFVTTKLWNSFHAPMLVPEAFQRSLQNLQLEYVDLYLMHMPMGLAFRGFREQDLITYDKSGKVAFSNVDFCDTWKAMEDLVRGGQVRSIGVSNFNCEQLSRLLSKANIKPVTNQVECNPGFTQKPLIQFCRHHGITVTAFSPMGRVDRSDSSCRVTADVLQHPQVAAIGAKYGKTPGQVVLRYLTLARYRFRNRQTAQKRYRILTYSTSG; from the exons ATGTGGGCCTCGGTGCCTCGAGTGAAATTTTTCAATGGCTTTGAGATTCCACTGATTGGACTGGGAACATACTTG ACCAAAGGCGAGGAAGGAGTCAGGGCCATCAAACAGGCAATCGACATCGGGTACCGGCATATTGACACCGCCTACCGATACGGCAACGAGTGTGAAGTTGGTCGAgctttgaatgaaaaaataagcGAAGGGTTTATCACGCGAGAGGATTTGTTTGTTACAACAAAG TTGTGGAATTCGTTTCATGCTCCTATGCTTGTGCCCGAAGCATTCCAGCGTTCTCTACAGAATTTGCAACTGGAATACGTTGACTTGTATCTGATGCACATGCCGATGGGGTTGGCTTTTCGTGGATTTCGAGAGCAGGACCTCATCACCTATGACAAATCTGGCAAGGTGGCTTTCTCGAATGTTGACTTCTGTGATACCTGGAAGGCGATGGAAGACCTGGTGCGGGGAGGTCAAGTTCGCAGCATAGGCGTTTCGAATTTCAATTGCGAACAGCTGAGCCGTCTGCTATCGAAGGCCAACATCAAACCCGTCACCAACCAGGTGGAATGCAATCCCGGCTTCACGCAAAAACCTCTAATCCAATTCTGCCGGCACCATGGAATTACGGTGACAGCTTTCAGTCCGATGGGTCGTGTGGATCGCAGTGATTCCTCCTGTCGAGTGACGGCTGATGTCCTACAGCATCCACAAGTCGCTGCCATCGGAGCCAAATACGGCAAGACACCAGGTCAGGTTGTGCTTCGCTACTTG ACATTGGCACGATACCGATTCCGAAACCGTCAAACCGCGCAGAAACGGTACAGAATATTGACATATTCGACTTCAGGCTGA